The proteins below are encoded in one region of Effusibacillus dendaii:
- a CDS encoding alpha/beta hydrolase — translation MNLKRPQAFELDGGKTGVLLIHGFTGTPSEMRPLGEFLAENGFSVKAPLLAGHGTSPEDMIKTGMKDWIQSAGDAYFEFSRTCETVYVAGLSMGGLLALHLAARVPVKGVVSMCAPIFIFDRRAKLARWIAPFKKFSADSAYPDHIEPYMAGYTRTPIRCVPELLGLIRKVKGELHEVQASALILQSEQDKTVKPESAKYIYEHIRSKQKEIRWYPNSGHILPVDHDKEQVFADILAFLQK, via the coding sequence ATGAATCTGAAAAGACCGCAAGCGTTCGAATTGGATGGTGGAAAAACGGGCGTCCTGCTGATTCACGGGTTTACCGGCACTCCATCCGAAATGCGTCCGTTGGGTGAATTTTTGGCGGAAAACGGTTTTTCGGTAAAAGCTCCTCTCTTGGCAGGACATGGCACATCGCCGGAAGATATGATAAAGACAGGCATGAAAGATTGGATTCAGTCGGCGGGGGATGCCTATTTCGAGTTCTCCCGTACATGTGAAACCGTCTATGTGGCAGGTCTTTCGATGGGAGGCCTGCTGGCGCTTCATCTTGCCGCAAGGGTACCTGTCAAAGGGGTGGTCTCGATGTGTGCGCCCATTTTCATATTTGACCGGCGTGCCAAATTGGCCCGATGGATCGCCCCTTTTAAAAAATTCAGTGCAGACAGCGCTTACCCGGATCATATTGAACCGTACATGGCCGGTTATACGAGAACCCCGATCCGCTGTGTACCGGAACTGCTTGGCTTGATTCGGAAGGTAAAGGGTGAGCTGCATGAAGTGCAGGCCTCTGCCCTTATTCTGCAGTCGGAGCAGGACAAAACGGTGAAGCCGGAGAGTGCAAAATATATTTATGAACATATTCGGTCGAAACAAAAAGAAATCCGGTGGTATCCAAACTCCGGCCACATCTTGCCGGTGGATCATGATAAAGAGCAGGTCTTTGCTGATATTTTGGCTTTTTTACAAAAATGA
- the secG gene encoding preprotein translocase subunit SecG: MLTFAKILLVIFSVLLIITVLLQSGRNAGLSGAITGGAEQMMGRKARGLDAVLAKVTAGLAFGFIVLAVWVAWLVAHS; encoded by the coding sequence TTGCTTACATTCGCAAAAATTTTGCTGGTCATCTTCAGTGTGCTGCTGATTATTACCGTTCTGTTGCAATCCGGCCGGAATGCCGGTCTGTCAGGCGCCATTACAGGTGGTGCGGAACAGATGATGGGACGAAAGGCGCGCGGGTTGGACGCCGTACTGGCGAAAGTGACAGCTGGACTGGCTTTCGGTTTTATCGTTTTGGCGGTTTGGGTGGCATGGTTGGTGGCTCATTCATAA
- the eno gene encoding phosphopyruvate hydratase, producing the protein MSIIYDVRAREVLDSRGNPTVEVEVELESGSVGRAIVPSGASTGAYEAVELRDGDKTRYLGKGVLQAVDNVNDVIGPEIIGMDALDQVGVDQWMIQLDGTPNKGKLGANAILGVSMAVAHAAADFLGLPLYVYLGGFNARTLPVPMMNILNGGAHADNNVDIQEFMVMPVGAESFREALRMGAEIFHNLKSVLKEMGLQTAVGDEGGFAPNLKSNEEAIKAILHAIERAGYKPGEQVFLALDVASTEMFKDGKYHLEGEGVTKTSEEMIAWYEELISKYPIISIEDGLSEDDWDGWRKMTAQIGSKVQLVGDDLFVTNTERLAKGIESAVGNSILVKVNQIGTLTETFEAIEMAKRAGYTAVISHRSGESEDVTIADIAVATNAGQIKTGAPSRTDRVAKYNQLLRIEDMLDYTSKYGGRNSFYNLKK; encoded by the coding sequence ATGAGCATTATTTATGACGTTCGAGCAAGAGAAGTGTTGGATTCACGCGGGAATCCCACTGTGGAAGTGGAAGTCGAACTGGAAAGCGGCTCGGTAGGCCGGGCAATTGTACCGTCCGGTGCTTCAACAGGCGCTTATGAAGCGGTGGAACTGCGGGATGGCGACAAAACCCGTTATCTGGGTAAGGGAGTCCTGCAGGCCGTTGACAATGTAAATGATGTAATTGGCCCCGAAATTATTGGCATGGATGCGCTTGATCAAGTTGGCGTTGACCAGTGGATGATCCAACTGGATGGCACACCGAACAAAGGTAAGTTGGGTGCCAATGCGATTTTAGGCGTATCGATGGCGGTTGCTCATGCGGCAGCCGATTTTCTGGGATTGCCTTTGTATGTGTATCTCGGCGGATTTAATGCGCGTACGTTGCCTGTGCCGATGATGAACATTTTAAATGGCGGAGCGCATGCGGATAACAACGTCGATATTCAGGAGTTTATGGTGATGCCGGTGGGCGCGGAAAGTTTCCGGGAAGCGTTGCGGATGGGAGCGGAAATTTTCCATAACCTTAAGTCGGTATTGAAGGAAATGGGTTTACAGACCGCTGTGGGTGATGAAGGTGGATTTGCGCCGAATCTGAAGTCAAACGAGGAAGCGATTAAAGCGATCCTCCATGCGATTGAAAGAGCCGGTTACAAGCCAGGGGAACAGGTTTTCCTCGCGCTGGATGTCGCATCGACCGAAATGTTCAAAGATGGCAAATACCACTTGGAAGGGGAAGGCGTCACCAAAACGTCGGAGGAAATGATTGCTTGGTATGAAGAATTGATCAGCAAATATCCGATCATTTCAATCGAAGATGGCCTTTCGGAAGACGATTGGGACGGCTGGAGGAAAATGACCGCACAAATCGGTTCGAAAGTGCAGCTGGTAGGGGATGACCTGTTTGTCACCAACACGGAACGGCTTGCGAAAGGAATCGAATCGGCAGTCGGCAATTCGATCTTAGTGAAAGTGAACCAAATCGGTACGTTGACAGAAACATTTGAAGCAATTGAAATGGCAAAACGGGCCGGGTATACGGCAGTCATTTCACATCGTTCGGGGGAATCGGAAGATGTGACGATTGCAGATATTGCAGTCGCGACAAACGCCGGGCAAATCAAGACGGGTGCACCTTCCCGTACCGATCGGGTCGCCAAGTACAACCAGTTGCTGCGGATTGAAGACATGCTCGATTACACAAGCAAGTACGGTGGGCGCAATTCCTTCTATAATCTGAAAAAATAG
- the gpmI gene encoding 2,3-bisphosphoglycerate-independent phosphoglycerate mutase — MARPKPVALIILDGFGLREETEGNAVALARKPNFDRYWSTFPHTQLTACGEAVGLPEGQMGNSEVGHLNIGAGRIVYQDLTRISKSIREGEFFDNPTFLETMKYVKQNGKKLHLYGLVSDGGVHSHIQHLFALLELAKKEEVPHVYVHAFLDGRDVMPHTAINYIRDLQHKMEQLGVGQLATVQGRYYAMDRDKRWERTEKAYRAMVYGEGPKYQDPLLALKESYDKSVTDEFVMPTVITDANGQPVGLIEDQDAVIMFNFRPDRAVQISQAFTNEDFRGFDRGPKCPKNLHYVCLTFFSESVDGFVAYKPTTLDNTMGEVVTQNGLRQLRIAETEKYPHVTSFFSGGREEKFAGEERILIPSPKVATYDLKPEMSAYEVTDAVLKEIEAEKFDFIVLNFANPDMVGHTGVLEAAIKAVEAVDECLGKVVDKVLEKQGAAMIIADHGNADIMIDEATGKPWTAHTTQPVPCIVTKSGIKLRDGGILADVSPTLLQLLELQQPKEMTGKSLIV; from the coding sequence GTGGCTAGACCAAAACCGGTAGCGTTAATTATTTTGGATGGATTCGGGTTGCGGGAAGAAACGGAAGGCAACGCGGTGGCGCTTGCCAGGAAGCCAAATTTTGACCGCTATTGGTCTACATTTCCGCATACGCAGTTGACTGCCTGCGGAGAGGCAGTGGGGCTGCCCGAAGGCCAGATGGGGAATTCGGAAGTCGGCCATTTGAACATCGGGGCAGGCCGCATCGTCTATCAGGATTTGACGAGAATCAGCAAGTCGATTCGTGAAGGGGAATTTTTCGATAATCCCACCTTTCTGGAAACGATGAAATATGTGAAGCAAAATGGAAAGAAGCTTCATTTGTACGGTCTGGTTTCGGATGGCGGGGTACACAGCCATATTCAGCATTTGTTCGCGCTGCTGGAATTGGCCAAAAAGGAAGAGGTGCCGCATGTTTATGTGCATGCGTTTCTCGATGGACGCGATGTAATGCCGCATACAGCGATAAACTACATACGGGATTTGCAGCATAAAATGGAACAGTTGGGCGTTGGTCAATTGGCTACCGTTCAGGGGCGCTATTATGCGATGGATCGGGACAAGCGCTGGGAGCGTACGGAAAAAGCATATCGCGCTATGGTGTACGGAGAAGGACCCAAATATCAGGACCCGCTCCTTGCTTTAAAAGAAAGCTATGACAAGTCGGTCACGGACGAGTTTGTCATGCCGACAGTCATCACAGATGCAAATGGACAGCCTGTCGGTCTGATTGAAGACCAGGATGCGGTCATTATGTTCAATTTCCGCCCGGATCGCGCCGTTCAGATTTCACAGGCGTTCACAAATGAAGATTTTCGCGGGTTTGACCGCGGCCCGAAATGCCCGAAAAATCTTCACTATGTTTGTCTGACGTTCTTTTCTGAGTCGGTAGATGGCTTTGTCGCCTATAAACCAACCACCCTCGACAACACGATGGGGGAAGTGGTGACACAGAACGGATTGCGGCAGCTGCGGATTGCTGAAACAGAAAAGTATCCGCATGTGACCTCGTTTTTCTCGGGGGGACGGGAAGAGAAGTTTGCTGGCGAAGAACGGATTTTGATTCCTTCTCCGAAAGTGGCGACATACGACCTGAAACCGGAAATGAGCGCGTATGAAGTGACCGATGCCGTTTTGAAAGAAATTGAGGCTGAGAAGTTTGATTTCATAGTGCTAAACTTTGCCAATCCGGATATGGTCGGTCATACGGGTGTGTTGGAAGCGGCCATTAAGGCGGTCGAGGCGGTCGATGAATGTTTGGGGAAAGTGGTCGATAAGGTGTTGGAAAAACAGGGGGCAGCTATGATTATCGCCGATCACGGCAATGCGGACATCATGATCGATGAGGCAACAGGAAAGCCGTGGACCGCCCACACTACCCAACCGGTTCCCTGCATCGTGACAAAATCGGGAATTAAGTTGCGTGACGGCGGCATTCTCGCCGACGTGTCACCGACCTTGCTGCAGTTGCTTGAACTTCAGCAGCCAAAAGAGATGACGGGGAAAAGCTTGATCGTTTGA
- the tpiA gene encoding triose-phosphate isomerase, which produces MRTPIIAANWKMHKTTAESKQFVTEVRDPIGNMENVTIVICPPFTAIESLSGCLSGTNLLLGAQNVHFAEEGPYTGEISPAMLTELGVRFVIVGHSERRAYFNETDATVNRKVQAALHHRLVPIVCVGEDLAEREAGQTFSIVESQIRLALGGLDASAAEQAVVAYEPIWAIGTGRSASAANANEVCRHIRQTIASLFGDTTANKIRIQYGGSVKPETIQDYLQQPDIDGALVGGASLDPQSFVGLIRAAIQK; this is translated from the coding sequence TTGCGTACTCCAATTATTGCCGCAAATTGGAAAATGCATAAGACAACAGCGGAAAGCAAACAGTTTGTAACAGAGGTAAGAGACCCGATTGGAAATATGGAAAACGTTACGATTGTTATCTGTCCGCCATTTACGGCGATTGAATCGCTATCCGGATGTTTGTCTGGCACGAATTTGTTGCTCGGCGCGCAAAATGTTCATTTTGCGGAAGAAGGTCCGTATACGGGTGAAATTTCCCCGGCTATGTTGACCGAATTGGGGGTACGGTTTGTAATTGTGGGTCACTCGGAGCGGCGGGCCTATTTTAACGAAACAGACGCAACCGTAAACCGCAAGGTGCAAGCTGCGCTGCATCACCGTCTCGTGCCGATTGTGTGTGTCGGCGAAGACTTGGCTGAACGAGAGGCGGGTCAGACGTTTTCCATTGTGGAAAGCCAAATCCGACTGGCGTTGGGCGGCTTGGACGCATCTGCGGCGGAACAAGCGGTGGTCGCTTATGAGCCGATTTGGGCAATTGGAACCGGGCGATCCGCCAGTGCGGCCAATGCAAACGAGGTCTGCCGCCATATTCGGCAGACGATCGCCTCTCTGTTTGGTGACACGACGGCAAATAAAATTCGCATACAATATGGCGGCTCTGTGAAACCGGAGACGATTCAAGACTACTTGCAGCAGCCCGATATCGACGGGGCGCTTGTTGGCGGAGCCAGTCTGGATCCGCAATCGTTTGTCGGGTTGATTCGGGCGGCCATACAGAAATAG
- a CDS encoding phosphoglycerate kinase → MDKKTVRDIDVRGKRVYVRVDFNVPLEDGKITNDTRIISSLPTIRYLIDQGARVILASHLGRPKGEYNPKYSLDPVAERLSELLHRNVEKAGDSVGPQVKERISLMQDGDVLLLENVRFHKGEEKNDPEHIKQIAELADVYVNDAFGAAHRAHASTAGIAQYLPAVAGFLMEKELTIMGKALSHPERPFTAIIGGAKVSDKMEVIENLLNKVDCLIIGGGMANTFLAGLGNDMGKSLIEPDKLQEAKSLVDHAAQKGVRLLLPVDLVVADRFAADAAHSVVDVGDVAKDRMALDIGPKTIALCQKAILDSKMVIWNGPMGVFEFDAFAKGTNAIAAVVAEVKGTTIVGGGDSVAAVEKSGLANRMTHISTGGGASLEFLEGKILPGVAALNDK, encoded by the coding sequence ATGGATAAGAAAACAGTGCGCGATATTGATGTACGCGGCAAACGAGTCTATGTCAGAGTCGATTTTAACGTGCCGCTTGAAGATGGAAAAATAACGAATGACACAAGAATCATTTCCTCTCTTCCAACGATCCGGTACCTGATTGACCAGGGGGCAAGAGTAATATTGGCCAGTCATCTGGGGCGTCCAAAAGGGGAATATAACCCGAAATACAGTTTGGATCCGGTGGCGGAACGTCTGTCGGAACTGTTGCATCGAAATGTGGAAAAAGCGGGTGATTCGGTAGGACCGCAGGTGAAAGAACGGATTTCACTGATGCAGGACGGTGATGTGCTGCTGCTGGAAAACGTGCGTTTCCATAAAGGAGAAGAAAAAAACGACCCGGAGCACATTAAACAGATAGCTGAACTGGCTGACGTCTACGTGAATGACGCGTTCGGGGCAGCCCATCGGGCGCATGCGTCGACAGCCGGGATTGCGCAATATTTGCCTGCCGTTGCCGGTTTTTTGATGGAAAAAGAGCTGACAATTATGGGAAAAGCGCTTTCTCATCCGGAACGCCCGTTTACTGCGATTATCGGAGGCGCAAAAGTCAGCGACAAAATGGAAGTGATTGAAAACCTCTTGAACAAGGTCGACTGTCTGATTATTGGCGGCGGCATGGCGAACACGTTCCTGGCCGGTCTTGGCAACGACATGGGGAAATCACTGATTGAACCTGACAAGTTGCAGGAGGCCAAATCGTTGGTCGATCATGCGGCACAAAAAGGAGTCAGACTCTTGTTGCCGGTCGATTTGGTTGTGGCGGATCGGTTCGCTGCCGATGCGGCGCACTCCGTGGTGGACGTGGGGGATGTTGCAAAAGACAGGATGGCGCTTGATATTGGTCCGAAAACAATCGCCCTCTGTCAGAAGGCAATCCTCGATTCCAAGATGGTCATTTGGAACGGACCGATGGGTGTGTTTGAATTTGACGCGTTTGCCAAAGGAACCAATGCCATTGCGGCGGTAGTCGCTGAGGTAAAGGGAACTACAATCGTTGGCGGCGGCGATTCCGTAGCAGCCGTTGAAAAAAGCGGACTGGCCAACCGGATGACTCATATCTCGACAGGCGGCGGCGCATCGCTCGAATTTTTGGAAGGCAAAATTTTACCCGGCGTCGCAGCGTTGAATGACAAATAA
- the gap gene encoding type I glyceraldehyde-3-phosphate dehydrogenase — MTVRVGINGFGRIGRNVFRAALHNPTIEVVAVNDLTDAETLAHLLKYDTVHGTLEGEIEGSGGSLYVNGKEIKVLAEREPGNLPWNKLQVDVVVESTGRFTDKKKACAHITQGGAKKVVISAPAKNEDLTVVMGVNEKSYNPEEHHVLSNASCTTNCLAPFAKVLNETFGIRHGLMTTIHSYTNDQMILDLPHKDLRRARGAALNIIPTTTGAAKAVGLVLPELKGKLNGFAARVPTPNVSLVDLNVEINTQTTAEEVNAALRSAAEGPLKGILGYSEKPLVSSDYNGNPHSSVIDALSTMVVEGSLVKVVAWYDNEWGYSNRVVDLIDYIYKRGI; from the coding sequence ATGACGGTTCGTGTTGGGATTAATGGTTTCGGCCGAATTGGCCGCAATGTGTTTCGGGCTGCTCTGCACAATCCGACTATCGAAGTTGTAGCGGTCAATGATTTGACTGATGCGGAAACGCTGGCCCATCTTTTGAAATACGATACGGTGCATGGAACGCTTGAGGGAGAAATTGAAGGAAGCGGAGGATCGCTTTATGTGAACGGAAAAGAAATCAAGGTTTTGGCGGAACGGGAACCGGGAAATCTGCCATGGAATAAGCTGCAGGTGGATGTCGTGGTGGAGTCGACCGGACGATTTACCGATAAAAAAAAGGCTTGTGCGCACATCACACAGGGCGGGGCGAAAAAAGTGGTCATATCGGCTCCCGCCAAGAATGAAGACCTGACAGTTGTTATGGGAGTCAATGAAAAATCATACAACCCGGAAGAACACCATGTTCTCTCCAACGCGTCGTGCACCACGAATTGTCTGGCGCCCTTTGCCAAAGTTCTGAACGAAACATTTGGCATTCGGCATGGTCTAATGACAACTATTCATTCCTATACGAACGACCAGATGATTCTCGATCTGCCGCACAAGGATCTTCGCCGCGCGCGAGGCGCGGCGCTCAACATTATTCCGACCACAACTGGCGCAGCGAAAGCGGTAGGCCTTGTGCTGCCGGAATTGAAGGGGAAATTGAACGGGTTTGCCGCCCGGGTTCCCACGCCGAATGTGTCGCTGGTAGATTTGAACGTAGAAATCAACACACAAACCACGGCAGAAGAGGTGAACGCAGCGCTGCGGTCGGCTGCGGAAGGACCGCTGAAAGGGATTTTGGGATATTCGGAGAAACCGTTGGTTTCCAGCGACTATAACGGCAACCCGCATTCCTCGGTGATTGATGCGCTGTCGACGATGGTCGTAGAAGGATCTCTGGTCAAAGTGGTTGCCTGGTATGACAATGAGTGGGGCTATTCGAACCGGGTAGTGGATCTGATTGATTATATTTACAAGCGGGGAATCTGA
- a CDS encoding sugar-binding transcriptional regulator yields MKELIRIQQKLVPELIHNMQKRYRILQKINLMQPIGRRSLAQQMETTERILRGEVEFLKEQGLIETEFVGMRVTDAGLQILHYLNDVIREIDGLKELEARVEKLLGIPEVIIVSGDSGQDPLVKREMGYAAGRVIRERFAGGVLAVTGGTTVATVAEMIPANQSGYAIEVLPARGGVGENVEVQANTIAALFAAKMGGTYRMLHIPDTLTEEAYQFFLEDSSTKEYLQSLQRAHMLVHGIGQAITMAKRRGGSKELIDLLKRKGAKGEALGYYFDEAGRVVHAMHSIGLRMNDLPNVQLIVAVAGGADKAEALLAVARGSRQDVLITDEACAEATLRYVAKNKSGA; encoded by the coding sequence ATGAAAGAATTGATTCGGATACAGCAGAAACTGGTGCCGGAACTGATCCACAACATGCAAAAAAGGTACCGGATTTTGCAAAAAATTAACCTTATGCAGCCGATCGGCCGTCGCAGTCTGGCTCAACAAATGGAAACGACCGAACGGATTTTGCGGGGCGAGGTCGAGTTTTTAAAAGAGCAGGGGCTTATCGAGACGGAATTTGTGGGAATGAGAGTAACGGACGCCGGGTTGCAGATTTTGCATTATTTAAACGACGTGATTCGGGAGATCGACGGGTTAAAAGAGTTAGAAGCGCGGGTCGAGAAATTGCTTGGCATACCGGAAGTGATCATTGTCTCCGGAGATTCCGGACAGGATCCTTTGGTGAAGCGGGAAATGGGATATGCAGCCGGGCGTGTCATCCGGGAACGGTTTGCCGGCGGCGTTCTGGCAGTCACCGGCGGAACTACCGTGGCGACCGTGGCGGAAATGATACCTGCCAACCAATCAGGATATGCTATAGAGGTATTGCCAGCCCGTGGCGGTGTGGGAGAAAACGTGGAAGTTCAGGCAAATACAATTGCCGCTTTGTTCGCTGCCAAAATGGGCGGCACGTATCGGATGCTGCATATTCCCGATACATTGACGGAGGAAGCATACCAATTTTTTCTGGAAGACAGTTCGACGAAAGAATATTTGCAGAGCCTGCAACGGGCCCATATGCTGGTGCACGGAATCGGGCAGGCCATCACAATGGCCAAACGACGGGGCGGCTCAAAAGAACTGATTGATCTGTTGAAGCGAAAAGGGGCCAAGGGAGAAGCGCTTGGCTATTACTTTGATGAAGCGGGGCGGGTTGTCCATGCGATGCACTCCATCGGATTGCGAATGAACGATCTGCCAAACGTTCAACTCATTGTTGCGGTGGCGGGCGGTGCCGACAAAGCGGAAGCGTTATTGGCGGTGGCGCGCGGCAGCAGGCAGGATGTGCTGATCACGGATGAGGCTTGTGCCGAGGCGACCTTAAGGTATGTTGCAAAAAACAAAAGCGGGGCGTGA
- the rpoN gene encoding RNA polymerase factor sigma-54, translated as MQMGYGLWQEQTQKLVMTPELRQAITVLQFSSEELAGYLEAEAVQNPVMELELPDWLAASREHALHKPIGAQRETNPLPVESVLRSHQSLEDHLNRQLQLLKLSERELRLASFIVGSLDSNGYLTMQIDEISHICRCDAEEVEAALQIVQSLEPTGVGARSLSECLWLQALEIKNVPEPVFQIIENHLPDVAQGRTSRIAAVLGITLQETQRAIDLIRSLDPKPGRWYTTESAAFVVPDVIVERVAGDYVVIVNDRSTPRLHISDFYRTLLQQQDGSVPSETRDYIVSKLNSALWLLKSMEQRRQTLYKVTEAIISLQMDFFDGGVAKLKPLTLRDVAERVGIHESTVSRAIAGKYVQTPQGVYELKYFFDSGVTTSAGEGAAAESVKSLIKSLVDKEDRKEPLSDQKICEILKEKGIRISRRTVAKYREEIGIVSSMQRKRY; from the coding sequence ATGCAAATGGGATATGGTCTATGGCAGGAACAAACGCAAAAACTTGTAATGACGCCCGAATTGCGGCAGGCAATCACAGTTTTGCAGTTTTCGTCAGAAGAGTTGGCGGGCTATTTGGAGGCAGAAGCGGTTCAGAATCCGGTAATGGAATTGGAGCTTCCGGATTGGCTTGCCGCTTCGCGCGAACATGCTCTCCATAAACCGATCGGAGCGCAGCGGGAGACAAACCCGCTTCCTGTTGAATCGGTTTTGAGGTCCCATCAATCATTGGAAGACCATCTGAACAGACAATTACAATTATTGAAACTTTCTGAACGGGAACTGCGGCTTGCTTCTTTTATAGTTGGCAGTCTGGATTCAAACGGATATCTGACGATGCAGATCGATGAAATCTCCCACATCTGCCGGTGTGATGCTGAGGAAGTGGAAGCAGCCCTGCAGATTGTGCAATCGCTTGAACCTACGGGTGTAGGAGCCCGTTCATTGAGCGAATGTTTATGGCTGCAAGCGTTGGAAATCAAGAATGTTCCCGAACCCGTTTTTCAAATAATTGAAAATCACCTTCCTGATGTGGCGCAAGGGCGTACATCACGGATTGCAGCGGTGCTTGGCATTACACTGCAGGAAACGCAAAGAGCGATCGATCTGATCCGTTCGTTGGATCCAAAGCCGGGGCGTTGGTATACGACTGAATCAGCCGCATTTGTCGTACCGGATGTGATTGTTGAGCGTGTGGCAGGCGATTATGTGGTCATCGTCAACGATCGATCCACACCCAGGCTACATATCAGTGATTTCTACCGGACACTTCTTCAGCAGCAGGATGGGTCGGTACCCTCCGAAACGAGAGATTATATAGTCAGCAAATTGAACTCCGCATTGTGGTTGCTGAAAAGCATGGAACAGCGGCGGCAAACTTTATATAAAGTAACGGAAGCGATTATTTCTCTGCAAATGGATTTTTTTGATGGTGGCGTGGCCAAATTGAAACCGCTTACTTTGCGTGATGTGGCAGAGCGGGTTGGGATTCACGAATCGACCGTATCGCGGGCGATTGCGGGCAAGTATGTGCAAACGCCGCAAGGGGTGTATGAGCTAAAATACTTTTTTGACTCGGGAGTTACTACTTCTGCAGGTGAGGGAGCGGCTGCGGAAAGCGTCAAATCACTGATTAAATCTTTGGTTGACAAAGAGGACCGCAAGGAACCTCTAAGTGACCAGAAAATCTGCGAGATTCTGAAGGAAAAAGGGATTCGCATTTCGCGCCGAACCGTTGCGAAATACCGCGAAGAGATAGGGATTGTTTCATCTATGCAGCGAAAACGGTATTGA
- a CDS encoding YetF domain-containing protein produces the protein MRDLMATQMTYLIRKGRIEHENLIRIGRTEPWIRERLQDLEVYDIRQVRYALLDENGTLHVQVRV, from the coding sequence ATGCGAGATCTTATGGCAACCCAAATGACCTATCTGATTCGGAAAGGAAGAATCGAACACGAAAATCTGATCCGCATCGGACGAACGGAACCCTGGATACGCGAACGCCTGCAAGATTTAGAGGTGTATGACATCCGGCAGGTTCGTTATGCGTTGCTGGATGAGAACGGGACGCTGCATGTGCAGGTGCGCGTGTAG
- a CDS encoding pyrroline-5-carboxylate reductase dimerization domain-containing protein — MRLGFVGTGSMGGMLIRAFARVNLPQTEIVAFNRTAAKLDQLIYQNPSVKKIDSLPALAQSSDLIFLCVKQGDIQHVIDQILPHLTPEQILVSINSVWTLSKLESLTPCKVIKIIPSLTQEALSGVILTMYGSRITSDDREQFEAICQQISHPMQISESDIRISSDLTSCGPAFIAYFLQSFANAAVRQGQIGQKQAEEFIRYMVYGTGKLLVEEKYDFAEIISRICVPGGVTAAGIEAMEPLLDGVFDRIFIATKERQNHHAQQN, encoded by the coding sequence TTGCGTTTGGGATTTGTCGGTACCGGAAGCATGGGAGGCATGTTGATACGGGCATTTGCCAGGGTCAATTTGCCCCAAACGGAAATCGTGGCGTTCAACCGGACAGCCGCCAAGTTGGATCAACTCATATACCAGAATCCATCAGTCAAAAAAATCGACAGTCTGCCTGCATTAGCTCAGTCGAGCGATTTGATTTTCTTATGTGTCAAGCAAGGGGATATTCAGCATGTGATCGATCAAATCCTGCCGCATCTGACGCCTGAGCAAATTCTTGTCTCCATCAATTCCGTATGGACGTTGTCCAAACTTGAGTCACTCACTCCCTGCAAAGTGATTAAAATCATTCCTTCCCTCACGCAGGAAGCGTTGTCAGGCGTAATTCTCACCATGTACGGTTCGCGGATAACCTCTGACGACCGAGAGCAATTTGAAGCGATTTGCCAACAAATCTCCCACCCGATGCAGATCAGCGAATCCGATATTCGAATCAGTTCCGATTTAACAAGTTGCGGGCCCGCCTTTATTGCCTACTTTCTTCAGTCGTTTGCCAACGCTGCCGTTCGGCAGGGCCAGATTGGTCAGAAGCAAGCGGAAGAATTTATCCGGTATATGGTCTATGGAACGGGGAAACTGTTGGTTGAGGAAAAATACGATTTTGCTGAAATTATCTCTCGCATTTGCGTTCCGGGAGGCGTAACTGCAGCCGGAATTGAGGCGATGGAACCGTTGTTGGATGGTGTATTTGACCGTATTTTTATCGCCACGAAAGAGAGACAAAATCACCATGCCCAGCAGAACTAG